ATAGTCCAGCGACGGAAGCACCCAGGGCTGCAGGGGATCGCGCTGATTGTCCACGTCGCGGTCCTGGTAGCGGAACTTGAGGACGCGGACGTCGAAGTAATTCCGGTCGTCGAGACCGGTCAGATAGGCCTTGTCGACCCGCCGGGTCTGAGAGAAGCCCTCGATGCCGTAGGTTCGCGAGAAGTTGGTGTCGCTCTGCAGCAGCGCGTCCCAGCCGAAGCTCCAGCGCGGATTGATCGTGAACCGACCCTTCGTGCCCACCATCCAGCGCGTCGTCTCCTGCGCGTCGAGACGGCCGGTGTCGAAGGCGTCGGGATCCTGCTGCATGATCCCGGCGGCCTTCAGCGAGTAGAAGCCGCTGTCGAAGCGCTGCCGCCACTCGGCTTCCCCGAGGAAGCCCTGGCGCGTGTAATAGTGGCCGGTCAGCGTCAGGTCGTAATTGGGCGCCAGCGCGATGAAGTAGGGCTGCGACAGCCGTGCCCCGAGGTCGCTCGAATAGCCGATGGAAGGAATGAGGAAGCCGGTCTTGCGCGTCACCGAGGGGTCGGCGATCTCGAACGCCGGCAGATGCGCGAGCGGCATCCCGAAGAACTCGAACTGGGCCTGTTCGAACCGCACCGTCCGGGACTGGCCGTTCCAGATGATCTTCTTCGACTTCACCCGCCAGATCGGCGACTTGTCCGGCTGGTCCTCGCAGGGGGCACAGGCGGTGTAGACGCCGTTGTTGAAGATCGTCAGCAGACCGGCGCGCCGCTCCGCGCTCTCGGCGGCGAAATAGGTGTCGTCCACCGTCTGGATGCGCAGCGCGTTGACGAAACCGTCCTTGAAATCGTCCGTGACGTCGATGTCGTCCGAGAAGATGCGGGTGCCGTCGCGATAGATGATCTCGACGTCGCCGACGGCGACGATTCGGCCGGTCTGCTGGTTGTAGGTGATGCGGCGCGCCACGAGGCGATTGCCGTCGTATTCGATCCGCACGTCGCCGGCCGCGGTGACCGTCTTGCGGTCGTTGTCGTAGACGAGGTTGTCGGCCTCGAGAAGCATCGGGCCGTCGCCGGAAGTCGCGGCGAGATCGCCGAGCTCCTGCGCATGGACGGTTGCTGCGCCGAACGCGCACAGCAAGGCCAAGGCCGTCGCGCCGCACAGAAGGCGCGCACGCGCAGCCGTCCCGCAGCTACCCCTCACCAACCGCACTAACCGTCCTCCTTGTACAGCAGGAATGTCACGCCAAAGAACATGGCGATGACAACCGGAACCCACGCTGCAACCACCGGCGGCACAATCCCCGAACTGCCGAACGCCTTCACGAGAGTCGTCACGACATAAAGCAGAAACCCGGCCGCGATGCCACCCAGAATGAGAGTCCCCGATTGCCCCAGCCTGACGAATCCCATCGACACCGTCGCCGCGATCAGCGTCATGGCGACCATGAGCACCGGCAGGGCGACGAGCGAATGATACTGCATCGAAAAACCGTTTGCAGCATAGCCATACGCTTTCGCGGTCTCGATTTTTTCGCCGAGCTCGAAGAACGGCGTCGCCTCGGGCCGGGCGAGGCGCTGCTGGACGAATTCGGGCCTCAGATTGGTGGGCACGCGCGTGGTGACGCTGGCGACCGGCTTGTCTCCCGACTTGAAGCCGCGGACGTCCGTCAGGATCCACTCGCCATCGGCGAGATCCGCGCGCCTGGCGTCCTGGCGCTCGGTGATGCGCCCTTCCTTGTCGATGTGGAGGAAGACGGCGTCGGAGAGCGCCAGCCCGCCATCGAGGACCGCGCGCGCGCCGATGATGACATCCCCGGTCTCGCCGCGCTGCCGCAGCCAGGGCGTCGACGACGCAGAAACCTTGTTCGAGCTTCCGGAGCGGATGTCGCTTTCCATCCGCTCGACGGCCGAGAAGCCGTAGGCGGCGATCGGGTTGAGCACGAGCACCGAGGCCAGCCCGAAGACGAAGGCGCCGATGCAGGCCGGCAGCAGGAATTGCCAGGCCGAGATGCCGGCTGCACGTGCGATCACCAGTTCGTACTTGCGGTTCAGCGCGATCAGCGTCGCCATTGCGGCAAACAGGGCGATGAAGGGAACGGTGATCTGCAGCACCATCGGCGTGCGCAGGCTGGTCATCAGC
The nucleotide sequence above comes from Aquibium microcysteis. Encoded proteins:
- the lptG gene encoding LPS export ABC transporter permease LptG → MIGWTLGRYFFRRYIVITAWFLIGIFSLIFIIDFTEQSSRLSGLPGYSLPVGLLMTSLRTPMVLQITVPFIALFAAMATLIALNRKYELVIARAAGISAWQFLLPACIGAFVFGLASVLVLNPIAAYGFSAVERMESDIRSGSSNKVSASSTPWLRQRGETGDVIIGARAVLDGGLALSDAVFLHIDKEGRITERQDARRADLADGEWILTDVRGFKSGDKPVASVTTRVPTNLRPEFVQQRLARPEATPFFELGEKIETAKAYGYAANGFSMQYHSLVALPVLMVAMTLIAATVSMGFVRLGQSGTLILGGIAAGFLLYVVTTLVKAFGSSGIVPPVVAAWVPVVIAMFFGVTFLLYKEDG